From the genome of Legionella beliardensis:
TTATACTCACTCTGCGTAAATTGCTGCTTTTTATTGGTCGTGCGCAACCACTGCGCTAACTCTGTGGGTGTATCGGTTATAGATAAAACGGTGCCCTGCCCTGCTGTAGCAAGCGGCTTAAATAAAGGCATTAATGCTTGGTCAGCAACCATTGGCATCACAGAGGTCGCAATCCCTTGAGTTGCTAATTTCTTAGCCACGCTGACAGAATCAGCATTGGGCGGTGATGCGGTTAATAACAATAATTGCCCTTCATTAAACCCAGCCTGCCTTATTAATTGGGCGCTTTCTTCAAGGGCACTACTTAGTTGTTGACCGCCGATAGGCATAATTTCTGGTGTTAAAGAAGACAATAAGGCATCGATCGTTTTTGCATCTTCTGTTAAAGGAGAAACAACAAAGGGCTCGCTGGTAAAAACAATTAAACCTAATTGACCTGTTTCTGCTTGAGTAAACAAATCATGTAGCTTAAATTTAGCTCGAGTTAACCTATCCGGCGTCAAATCATTATCTAGCATATCTTCTGACATATCCAACACAATGACACGCGGTTGTATCGCCTGAAAAGCCGGAACAGGCAAGCGAGACCAGCTAGGGCCCGCCAAACTAATAATTAATAAAATACCAATTATCAATAAAAGCAAAATACTACTACGCCGCTTACTTGTCCCATTAGATTTTATTAAATGCGCAAGTAAATGACTGTCGCAAACAGCGCTCCAGGCTTGTAATCGTGAATTCTGGCGTGCCAATTGCCAACCTAATAAGAGTAATGGCAACAAGCTTACTAACCACCACGGACGGAGAAAGTGAAAATCAGCTATCATTCGGTAACTCCGCGTATAGAACGACTCCACGGTAAAGGAAATCGCCGTAATAATCCTATCTTTTCAAGCAAC
Proteins encoded in this window:
- a CDS encoding vWA domain-containing protein, giving the protein MIADFHFLRPWWLVSLLPLLLLGWQLARQNSRLQAWSAVCDSHLLAHLIKSNGTSKRRSSILLLLIIGILLIISLAGPSWSRLPVPAFQAIQPRVIVLDMSEDMLDNDLTPDRLTRAKFKLHDLFTQAETGQLGLIVFTSEPFVVSPLTEDAKTIDALLSSLTPEIMPIGGQQLSSALEESAQLIRQAGFNEGQLLLLTASPPNADSVSVAKKLATQGIATSVMPMVADQALMPLFKPLATAGQGTVLSITDTPTELAQWLRTTNKKQQFTQSEYKNIPVWRDEGRWFLLPALFLLLPLFRRGWLQRIDS